The Lolium rigidum isolate FL_2022 chromosome 2, APGP_CSIRO_Lrig_0.1, whole genome shotgun sequence genomic interval caGGTACCCTTGAGTCCTTCTCGAGTCTGTCGACAATTATGCTGGCGGACAACAATACCTTCGATACAGTGCCTCCAAGTCTCCAGTAACGTTGGCAATCGACAGcaaacctgccgaaggataacgggcaagtacaagggcaagtgtaaacctggctcttgcaaaaacttgcgtgCGCACCAAGTCTCGGATCTTCTTGGCGTTACCGAACTCGGACATCAATGCAAGGAGCGTGGGGGGAACTGCGTTCAGAGGAAACATCgttttccaaaccaccctcatggcCTTGTAGCACTTTTCAAAGAAGTGGTGGACCTGCTGAactcgatcctgaaattgtgcgacagtcgaagccttcgagtgctcccgccagaaaatctcttcggctgaggacagctgGGTTAACGCATGCACACGCTCGTAAATCCGTTTGTTTTCTTCCGCACGGTttagagctatgactggcaaaggaataaGCAAAGGATCAGATAAGGCGTTGTCATCAAAATGGCGCAGGGATCAaggaacttacagttcaaactgtcggtagctttatgcagctcagtaagagcgtatcGCTCCACGTTGGCTGCAATTTCACTCTTCTtgttgacaatagcagctaaggcgtaagtgtcgcgcagatccttttccatctgggcgatccgatccttcatccaCTGGATCCGATCACTTTCGGGAAGGACCCCCGAGGAATCGTCGACAAACGAaggcaccgggaaaacctgcaggaaacaacGTTAAAAAGGGTGACGGATATAGTCAAATTGAGCATCCAAcgcaactcccatcgggagaagtacaagtaATCCCCATCAggagaagtgcaagaaaaagAAGTTATGATAAAAGTGTGccagcaacattgccagcacaaAGTTCATTACAAACATACGGTTTCgcaacagaataatgtttcaCATCAGCCTGAGGTTAAAATTACAACAATCAAGGAGCTTGGGTCTGAGCAGATAGGCtggggccagccgatgtcttTTCTGACAAAACTAGTgcgaggagctggcgagcacaagtacgggcagaCGCTGTAAAAGCACTCAAGTCAACAGATCGCCCATCTttttctttcggcagctccttagtcatttcttcaatgtcagccttaaagccgtaacccatcataagttggaaggcaaggagggcaccataggtacgcgaggtacgtttgaatacctcaatagtttccttggtgtcaaccgcgaaggcatcaatcagttgccccagagtcttctcctgcttaaccttggggaaaatcatcgagtgcatccgcgccaaggcaccctttcccttgttaagaagctcccgggtaagctggtgggaggcgacagCCATCGACACACCGTTTGCCGGGGAGTTATTTGGAACGCTGTCCAAGGCAGTGGCAGGGATACTGGCGGCCTCTGCAAGAAAGCGAATTGGAGAAAATCATTGATAGATCCATAAGAATAATAATCGACAAGAGATGTATGGAAGAAgcttaccaagcaaagccaaagCAGACTGACGAAGGAGATCATCCTTTTCTGCCGActgagcttcctcctccttcagcttctctTTCAGCTTGTTCAGCtcctctttcagggagtcgacctcctggcgagctatggcagcctttttgatggcgccgTCTAACTTTGAAGAAGTAGATTTAGCCTCCTCCTGCAACCGAACTttgtctgcctccagagaagtaaattgagaggcgaaggctTCTAGAGAGGATATACACCTCTCAGATCCTTAAAAAAGAGAAATGTTTTACAACAATCATTAGGCAAAACACGCCCCAGAAGATTCATGCTACATTCGACAAGAACTTACAGAAAGGGGAGCTGTGGCAGCAGCAAgagcatctttccctttggaaagggaggaagcagtcgatgctTGAACTGCGGGAGCTGCTTTAGGAACCGACGCTTCGGAAGCCACGGCAGCCGGAGAAGCAGCATCGGATCTGACCCTCTTAGGCGGAGGTTCAACGAAGGCTTCGTCACTACAAGAAGGATTTTGATCAACCAAAGTTATAAAGAAAATGCGGGAAAACAAAGGAGCAGAGTATAGTAAAACACTTACATGTCaagaagatcatcttcatcggcaaagccgccgattgatctcttcTTGAGCGGAGccctgatttcctccgcggctgcattaacaaaggcatcatgatcagcgtcatcatcacgcactgatccctctgtgttgtaagtgtcatcggctgatgaaGGGAGACTGGTATGAACAGTTTCTGAGTCTATAGGATCATCGTGACCACTTTTCGGGCTTGTATGTTCGATAGTATGGAAATCAACAGGgtctgaagagcctcttccttcggaaaCATTGGCTGGCGAGTTGTGCAAGTCCCCGGAAGCTACAAGAGTCTGTCGAAGGAAAGGCAGATGAGAATAGCAGTAATTATGACGACTAAGTAAATAGTAGCATGATAAGAATTTGAGAAGGGAAGTTACGTCTGGCGGTGGATGTTCGGCATCAAGAGGAGTATACGAAGACACCAATGGGATCAAATCTTCTTGGCTAAAGgaagtgaggcgacggacttcatcgagcagttccttttccgacaATTCGGCAGCATTAATTCTGGTCTCATCTTTCgggcctgagtacaaccacattgggctaactctggccatgactggttggactcgacgtttcaggaacaccgctgctatctctgtgccgaccatggtttggccatcggcttccttgatccgaagaaatctgtcaaataattcatcggctgcaactttttcatcgggagatagaatattcttccaggaattcttaggcttggcttcgaggacatcgacaaagcaaggaagctgagattcgAGTGACGAGGTGTCCTTGAGGtaaaaccacttcaatctccacccttgcacggactcccTCATTGGAAAATTAAAGTAGTTtacatccgaacgagctacaaatcccactcctccggtgacaaaagatctgttgctactgctgtatctcttcacatagaagatctttttccacaacccaaaatgaggctcaacgcccagatatgcttcgcagagggtgataaacacagcaacgtggaggattgagttgggagtgagttgccatagttggatttcgtaagttcgcaagagatggaggaggaattcgtggacggggagcgaaaggcctcggtataagaacgacaggaacatcacagtaaaaccggcagggggattaggtcgagaaatcgcacctggaaagatcacattcccttcatcggaggagatcaatcccaggcttcgggatctcttctcgtcacgcttggtgacggttgaagctgTCCAGTCTCCGGGCCTGGCTGCTGAGCTCGGTGGCGCCGGCggagccggagctgggggaggagcgcctGGGGCGCCCTCCTTCGAAAGAATCGAGAAAGATTTGGCGGCAGCACCACCActcgtggagctggcggcggcgctagggttcttcttcttcaccattgcgagatttGGGAGAAACCGGaaggcagtggtggcggcgcgagcagtTGTGAatgggagaagaggaagaacagcGAAGGGATGAATGaaggagaagattagggatttctatctcttgggAAACTTAAGGAAGGCCTTGTATTGTAAATGGGCCTttttctccagttaatggttgcggaaatcgaggaggtgcctcgctaaCCGTGTAGAGAGAAGCAGGGATTGCTCGAAAACAGGGCTGGTAGGttgcgtcttatcagtcaaaatcaagggaCAGAAAACgtaatcaatgacgtcatgaggaatgattgcatacgaagagataagaaagtatcgggtgatcaacttgagcctatgcacggattgcgagcatccgcacctaggctcgggggctactcccatagggagcgctggcgcgcacccgatagaaaaaagaCTCGAAGGAAAAATTTGACTCAAGTCTGCACCCGGACgtaagcgcccgtgcccagactcgggggctactcccatcgggagcgctggacgcgcacccgacaaaacttttttcgcactccaggatcatgcccggggacttgattctgtgtagggtaacgttgttttgccatcggcagttaaccaacaaaagttgggcacgttattcgttatcccttgcgtaaagaaaatatatcggatggtctacaaagacttgcaggaaaaacttcggcagaagaagatgttcgagtggacaacttgagtctacgcacggattgccagcatccgtacctagactcgggggctactcccatcgggagcgctgacgcgcacccgatagaaaacagaaggaaagcaagaatgatcaaggagaaggacttcggaagaagatatgcttcagtctctacccgaactatgttcggctagacactcgggggctactgacgtgggcattacccttcgggtaaccagtattgctctaccctatacggtccagatggaggcccatgaaggtactcgaaggcaagatgggccactaggacggtgcggcgaaagattacttgaagtacaagacacggaagaagtcgaagaaggaaagattagagatagatctactgtaaacctactcgtactcgattagatctctcgggacctggcacctataaaaaggccaggagaggggctatcgagggataaaatcaatcttagcgatcttagccaacagaagctcagaactaggttaccctagcgattagctatctcgacgagatcatagctgaactattcggcaccccattgtaacctgttttcatcataatcaagaacagacaggcaggacgtaagggttttacctcatcgagggccccgaacctgggtaaattgctttcCCCGCTCGTCTgtaaaccgatgtctcgtatcagcttgcaggattccatcaaccctaagtcccTATCGGAGGACATTGTCGAGAAACACCCCCGACACCCTAGCTTCGCTTTCCAGGAGTACCTCGTCGACAGGTGCGGCCTCACCCAAGCGCAAGCCCTCAAGGCCTCCACCAAGCTCTCCCACCTCAAGTCCCCCGCCAAGCCCGACGCCGTCCTCGCTTTCCTCGCCGGCCTCGGCCTCTCCAGCGCCgacgtcgccgccctcgtcgccagGGACCCCAGGTTCCTCTGCACTGGCGTGGACAAGATCCTGGCCCCCAACGTCGCGGGGCTCATGGCTCTGGGCCTATCGCGTTCCGAGGTCGCCCGCCTCGTCCCGCTCGCCACCCCCAAGTTCCGCTGTAGATCCATCGTCTCAAAGCTGCATTACTACCTGCCTCTGTTCGGGTCCGCGGAGAATCTCCTCCGGGTGCTCAAGTACTCCGACTACCTCCTTGACGGCGACCTCGATAGGATGGTCAAGCCTAACGTCGCGTTCCTGCGAGAGTGCGGGATAGATGCTGTTGGTATTTCCAAGCTATGCCTCACTGCGCCACGGATACTTGGCACCAAACCGGAACACATCCGGGCGATGGCGGCGCTTGCCGAAGCTATAGGTGTGCCCTGTGGCTCCGGGATGTTCAGGCTAGCGCTGCAGGCTGTAGCATTCTCCAGCCAGGAGAAGATTGCGGTCCGCGTGGAGTGCTTGAAGAACACATTCGGGTGGTCAGATGCTGAGGTGGGCATTGCTGTTTGTAAGTTTCCAATGTTGCTGAAAATGTCCAAGGACAACCTGCAGAGCAAATCAGAGTTTCTTCTCTCTGAGGTGGAGTTGGAACCGGCGTACATTGCTCATCGGCCGTCAATGCTTGGTCTTAGCCTGGAGGGCCGGCTCAGGCCGCGGTACTACATTGTCAAGTATCTTAAGGAAAATGGATTGGTCAAGTGCAACCGAGACTACTATAGTACATTAATATTCAGCGAGAAGGCATTTGTGGACAAGTTCATATGCCCTCACAAGGAAGCTGCGCCATACCTCTCTGGAGACTATGCAGCAGCATGCAGAGGGGAAATACCGACTAGATACAGATCTTCATGAACCAAGAACGGACTATGAAAGTTGGTAACGGGGAATGGCGCAACAAGATTTAGATCTGTGCTGTAAGCTGGCAATTCATGTTTCATTGTTCTTCGCCTGGCAATGTGTTGGCTGTCCTCTATTGTATGTCTCTTACTCTTCAGTCTTCAGTCATTGCTAACTGCTGATGAACGATGAAAGTCATAGTTTCATTCCTTGATCCTGGTATGTCCATGCCATCTTTTGGCACCAGAAGAAAGCATGGCACAGCCATGTGCTTGTTTATCCTTGTGTCATGTTGACATACATGTTGGAAGGAAGAAAGTGTGAAATTAGGAAATTCTTCGCTGCATTGaagttgctttttttttttcagttttgaTGGTGGTTTGTTGCAAGAATTTTGTGTTTTTTGCTAGTGCATCATAAAAATTATTAGTTCTCATCTGTCCATGCAATTGATAAAAGTGGCATAGCTTTCCCCGTCATTATTAAGAAATCATTTGAGAAACATGGCCTAGAACCTAGAGATATACTCATCATATACAAAAAGTTTCATAATTCTATTTCACAAGTTGCCAAGTAGCACCCATTTTGTGTTGTATTTGCCTTTTTTTGGCATAGCTTCCTATTGACCATCCGGGAAGCACATCCTGTGAATGGCACCTTGAGTGTTTTTCATGAGATGTTATTTTAATATTCTACTAGTTACCCAAATTTGCAGTGTGCAATTCACCAATTAAAGTGTCCAATAACTATTACACAATTATGTTATGTGGAAAATCTTCTAGTGTAAATTCTGCGGCTCAATGGGCATGTGAACATCTACATTCTTGGATATCCATCAATATTTGTCTGTATGAACTTCTGAATTTCTGTGTTAACTAGATTTTTTAACAGCGGGTCTTCTAAGCTATATATTTTTAATTATTGCACACTAGGT includes:
- the LOC124686185 gene encoding uncharacterized protein LOC124686185, encoding MLCLRSSILISHLLSSAASPIYHLHRLVSAAAHPLPPNPMTFAFQEYLVDRCGLTQAQALKASTKLSHLKSPAKPDAVLAFLAGLGLSSADVAALVARDPRFLCTGVDKILAPNVAGLMALGLSRSEVARLVPLATPKFRCRSIVSKLHYYLPLFGSAENLLRVLKYSDYLLDGDLDRMVKPNVAFLRECGIDAVGISKLCLTAPRILGTKPEHIRAMAALAEAIGVPCGSGMFRLALQAVAFSSQEKIAVRVECLKNTFGWSDAEVGIAVCKFPMLLKMSKDNLQSKSEFLLSEVELEPAYIAHRPSMLGLSLEGRLRPRYYIVKYLKENGLVKCNRDYYSTLIFSEKAFVDKFICPHKEAAPYLSGDYAAACRGEIPTRYRSS